In one window of Deltaproteobacteria bacterium DNA:
- a CDS encoding glycosyltransferase has product MMTNAPTSMRRIVIVRRYGLGNFILALPLIEAARQAIPEAEVILFVDSRCASIAEMTCPDLRRAVYENPEQAAAWFADVRPDVVLFTYPTVDAALISAANASGAKTVCHNVPRRENPAVVRLAADPARTEAELNLDLLRAMGADAEFRPPRIDVTATGQAEAERALREHGVPDRFVALHPGCHGDWEAKRWPASSFARLIDMMAERGTHAVLLGGPDEVDVADDVMRHVTTGRIVNLAGRTSLAGAAGILARAVVMVSNDSGLMHLAAAVGAPVVALFGPTSWAKNPPLAGRSAIVRQPVACSPCFVMGGGRPRRAWCTEMLAPAKVLRALDALLVNESYVPAPPEKPFVSVVVPTRNRSAKLAPTIDSLLGQTYPRDRYEVIVVDNDSTDDTARVIQSYPHVRYEFVNHRHSSYAARNRGIAVARGEVLAFIDDDAVAHPDWLANGAEWFAHPQVGCVAGRTDALNPDSDVAHFQARSPHLFPGPEVETAEAYGVPTVNCFWRRETIEAIGPFNEELKSGGDFDLTFRLRKDGRWCVRFAEFAVVRHRHRESVQDLFRVFARYGYGSTYVAKTHHTRSVSARWSEARTEWSGLARRARGVLRERMSSHGRVVPTMHAREFIDENAVRVFSAHGGSPAKSAFPMSDAVQIPVAPNPDYLAAALDAIATQKPGGWYIYGAGQHTRRAAGLLDLGALGVAGIVDDDPAKWGRLGDLPIVGRESALSAGMKTIVVSSDYFESALLEKLRPLRRRGIDVCGLYDADAYERYGQAVASRHERDANRVLYVPRGTLDRAHRNALALGLGARAVIVDDGEAPGVYDDEFLDWVSRLAFRTGRLAGCVRYGYFAP; this is encoded by the coding sequence ATGATGACAAACGCGCCAACATCGATGCGCCGGATCGTGATCGTCCGCCGTTACGGGCTGGGCAATTTCATTTTGGCGTTGCCCCTCATCGAAGCGGCCCGGCAGGCAATTCCGGAAGCTGAAGTGATCCTGTTCGTCGACTCGCGTTGCGCGTCGATCGCCGAGATGACTTGCCCGGATCTTCGCCGCGCGGTTTACGAAAATCCCGAGCAAGCGGCGGCGTGGTTCGCGGACGTGCGCCCCGACGTCGTTTTGTTTACGTATCCCACCGTCGACGCGGCGCTGATTTCGGCGGCGAACGCTTCGGGGGCGAAGACGGTTTGCCACAACGTCCCACGTCGCGAGAATCCGGCTGTCGTTCGATTGGCCGCCGATCCTGCGCGGACCGAGGCAGAACTGAATCTCGATCTGCTGCGCGCGATGGGAGCGGATGCGGAGTTCCGGCCGCCGCGTATCGACGTGACGGCGACGGGGCAGGCCGAGGCCGAGCGCGCGTTGCGTGAGCACGGCGTGCCCGATCGCTTCGTGGCGTTGCATCCGGGCTGTCACGGCGACTGGGAGGCGAAGCGCTGGCCGGCGTCGTCGTTTGCGCGATTGATCGACATGATGGCGGAGCGCGGCACGCACGCGGTGCTGCTCGGCGGTCCGGACGAGGTGGACGTTGCGGACGACGTCATGCGCCACGTGACGACAGGACGTATCGTGAATCTCGCCGGACGCACCTCGCTCGCGGGCGCGGCGGGAATTCTCGCGCGTGCGGTCGTGATGGTCAGTAACGATTCGGGACTCATGCACCTCGCCGCTGCGGTGGGCGCGCCGGTGGTCGCGCTGTTCGGGCCGACCTCCTGGGCGAAGAATCCCCCGCTGGCCGGGCGCAGCGCGATCGTGCGTCAACCGGTCGCGTGCTCGCCGTGCTTCGTGATGGGGGGTGGCCGTCCCCGGCGTGCTTGGTGCACGGAGATGCTCGCGCCCGCCAAGGTCCTGCGTGCGCTGGACGCCTTGCTCGTCAATGAATCCTACGTGCCCGCGCCACCGGAGAAACCGTTTGTGTCGGTTGTCGTGCCGACACGAAATCGCTCCGCCAAACTCGCGCCGACGATCGATTCGCTCCTCGGGCAGACCTACCCGAGGGATCGGTACGAGGTCATCGTCGTCGACAACGACTCGACCGACGATACGGCGCGGGTGATTCAGTCGTATCCGCACGTTCGTTACGAGTTCGTGAACCATCGCCATTCGAGCTACGCCGCGCGCAATCGCGGAATCGCCGTCGCGCGTGGCGAGGTGCTCGCGTTCATCGATGACGACGCCGTGGCGCACCCCGACTGGCTCGCGAACGGCGCGGAGTGGTTCGCGCACCCGCAGGTGGGGTGCGTTGCGGGCCGGACCGACGCGCTCAATCCGGACAGCGATGTGGCGCACTTTCAGGCGCGCTCTCCGCACCTGTTTCCGGGGCCCGAGGTCGAAACCGCGGAGGCATATGGAGTGCCGACGGTGAACTGTTTCTGGCGGCGCGAGACGATCGAGGCGATCGGGCCGTTCAACGAGGAATTGAAGTCCGGCGGCGATTTCGACCTGACGTTTCGACTGCGCAAAGACGGTCGGTGGTGCGTGCGATTCGCAGAGTTCGCAGTCGTGCGTCACCGGCATCGCGAATCCGTCCAAGACCTGTTTCGCGTCTTCGCGCGCTACGGATACGGATCGACCTACGTGGCGAAGACGCATCATACGAGGTCCGTTTCCGCGCGGTGGAGCGAAGCACGCACGGAGTGGTCGGGTCTCGCGCGACGCGCGCGCGGCGTTTTGCGCGAGCGCATGTCTTCACACGGGCGAGTTGTGCCGACGATGCACGCGCGCGAGTTCATCGACGAAAATGCCGTGCGTGTTTTCTCGGCGCACGGCGGTTCGCCCGCGAAATCGGCATTTCCGATGAGCGATGCTGTTCAAATTCCTGTCGCGCCGAATCCCGATTATCTCGCGGCGGCTCTCGATGCGATCGCAACGCAAAAGCCGGGCGGCTGGTACATCTATGGGGCGGGGCAACATACGCGGCGCGCGGCGGGGCTGCTCGACCTGGGCGCTCTCGGCGTCGCCGGCATCGTGGACGACGACCCGGCGAAGTGGGGGCGACTTGGCGATCTTCCCATCGTCGGACGCGAATCCGCACTGTCCGCGGGCATGAAGACCATCGTCGTCTCGTCGGACTACTTCGAGTCGGCGCTTCTCGAAAAACTTCGCCCGCTTCGCCGACGCGGCATCGACGTGTGCGGTCTCTACGACGCCGACGCGTACGAGCGATACGGGCAGGCGGTGGCGAGTCGCCACGAGCGCGACGCGAATCGGGTATTGTACGTCCCGCGGGGAACGCTCGACCGCGCGCATCGGAACGCGCTCGCACTCGGTTTGGGTGCGCGGGCTGTCATCGTCGACGATGGCGAAGCACCTGGCGTTTACGACGACGAGTTTCTCGATTGGGTCTCGCGGCTCGCATTTCGAACCGGACGTCTCGCGGGATGCGTGCGTTATGGGTATTTTGCACCGTAA
- a CDS encoding glycosyltransferase family 39 protein — MTDASPSPDDRPAPARLVASLAVVALALGVVIMTHRILAGAVPFQDEGDHANTARLLAAGGVMYRDAFNEKGPGLYRITAGLFVLFGEGWSVLRGAALAGVLASAILIALLGTRRGKPLAGAFGALIYAALHAFFFGDVWQSESVLAPILLASLWLMTRGDGETYVPVRRFFFAGVALFVATCVKQTAWMPVLAIFVATLWPGSGRVGRKDVVALAAGLGLPWLGEAAAFASVGAWSDFLEGYTFPWRLFRTSTYVYWPSLDEWFFQLPIWLMVLAAAVEALRTRTPIPAGDRRLHAAALFGAVGLLYPSLFAHHLLPLLAVGAWLFAMAIARYWTERRYVATIAWCVNLAVFSLSPISSGLFQWERRLDPGEIAARREIVADLVATTAPSDPVFAFPHDPTYYFDANRQPPGRYGFLLPWTAPPVVIDRFLREWDARPPAVVIYTYLNNCTPYGQEPKDFLAPLLDRFDSGWRIERVYENAVVRLAPDGATDERDRCRVRALFHAGIACGNKNPEWVWEQIDRACPPAAAASAP, encoded by the coding sequence TTGACCGACGCATCGCCATCGCCCGACGACCGCCCGGCCCCGGCGCGCCTCGTCGCGTCGCTGGCCGTCGTCGCGCTCGCGCTCGGCGTCGTCATCATGACGCACCGCATTCTCGCGGGCGCGGTCCCGTTTCAGGACGAGGGCGATCACGCCAACACCGCACGCCTGCTCGCCGCGGGCGGCGTGATGTACCGCGACGCCTTCAACGAAAAGGGACCCGGGCTCTACCGGATCACGGCGGGCCTCTTCGTGCTCTTCGGCGAAGGCTGGAGCGTGCTGCGCGGCGCGGCGCTGGCCGGGGTGCTCGCATCGGCGATTCTGATCGCGCTGCTGGGCACCCGGCGCGGCAAGCCGCTGGCCGGCGCGTTCGGCGCGCTCATCTACGCGGCGCTCCATGCGTTTTTCTTCGGCGATGTCTGGCAGTCGGAATCGGTGCTGGCACCGATACTGCTGGCATCGCTCTGGCTCATGACGCGCGGTGACGGCGAAACGTACGTTCCGGTTCGCCGGTTCTTTTTCGCGGGCGTTGCGCTCTTCGTTGCGACGTGCGTGAAACAGACCGCATGGATGCCTGTCCTCGCGATATTCGTCGCAACGCTGTGGCCGGGGTCCGGACGCGTCGGACGAAAAGACGTGGTCGCGCTTGCGGCGGGGCTCGGCTTACCGTGGCTCGGCGAAGCCGCCGCGTTCGCCTCCGTCGGTGCGTGGAGCGACTTTCTCGAGGGCTACACGTTCCCGTGGAGGCTATTCCGCACATCCACGTACGTTTATTGGCCTTCGCTCGACGAGTGGTTTTTTCAGCTCCCCATCTGGCTGATGGTGCTCGCGGCCGCGGTCGAGGCTCTCCGCACGCGCACACCGATCCCCGCGGGTGACCGGCGGCTGCACGCGGCCGCGCTCTTCGGCGCGGTGGGCTTGCTCTACCCGTCGCTGTTCGCGCACCACCTGCTGCCGTTGCTCGCGGTCGGCGCGTGGCTCTTCGCGATGGCGATTGCGCGGTATTGGACGGAGCGGCGCTACGTCGCGACGATCGCGTGGTGCGTCAACCTCGCGGTGTTCTCGCTGAGTCCCATCAGTTCGGGGCTGTTCCAATGGGAGCGCCGGCTCGATCCCGGCGAAATCGCCGCGCGCCGCGAAATCGTCGCCGACCTCGTCGCCACCACCGCGCCGAGCGACCCCGTCTTCGCGTTCCCGCACGATCCGACATATTACTTCGACGCGAATCGGCAACCGCCGGGCCGCTACGGATTCCTGTTGCCGTGGACAGCGCCCCCCGTCGTCATCGACCGTTTTCTGAGGGAATGGGACGCGCGGCCTCCCGCCGTCGTGATCTACACCTATCTCAACAACTGCACGCCCTATGGGCAAGAACCGAAGGACTTTCTCGCGCCCCTCCTCGACCGTTTCGATTCCGGCTGGCGAATTGAACGCGTCTACGAAAACGCGGTCGTGCGTCTCGCGCCGGACGGGGCGACGGACGAGCGCGACCGCTGCCGCGTGCGCGCGTTGTTTCACGCGGGCATTGCGTGCGGCAACAAGAATCCCGAATGGGTTTGGGAGCAGATCGATCGCGCATGCCCACCGGCCGCGGCCGCGAGCGCTCCGTAG
- a CDS encoding glycosyltransferase, with product MVPEAMTGDPSFLVFLPSFNRPRFAEALLRDLVEQSVGRRVRIHFRDDCSDCDYSAVRDFARGHGDTVVYERHAQNRARDGLWKTYNEIFAVAREEQPDFLIVLQDHSRIVPGFFDELARLWNAIPDANKTIVNLPRDAKALYRWWSPVFHSVVEHDGVDFVTSGWVDGSWFAGRRLWETMDLDLSPPGAPPPPKDPYRGHPTLYQLAQKVRSGGGSIYTPTKILAPPASPRIESPSRAVHVFIPTYNRPENLLILLRQIEEESEGYRVAVDVFDDASTADYSLVEQWIASVKTPVTMHRHEENRGKRGFWKTFNDIFRIMIASPEDSMVILQDDAEICTRFFDAILEYWSAITDKRKIALNIQRRILCDGHIWQAKEGTLMSLDGRKVWFSGWFDGMWFGTRDTLEALSYCVHAMDPRRWDGDPLLSSGVGQQLTDRLNTAGYNIYMPFESLVRMIPGKSFMNPDVRATQEIREVNFRGRNDG from the coding sequence ATGGTGCCTGAAGCCATGACGGGTGACCCGAGCTTTCTCGTCTTTCTACCGTCGTTCAATCGACCCCGGTTTGCCGAGGCGTTGCTGCGCGATCTGGTTGAGCAGTCCGTCGGGCGGCGAGTGCGGATTCATTTTCGCGACGATTGTTCGGACTGCGACTACTCCGCCGTGCGCGACTTCGCGCGCGGTCACGGGGACACCGTCGTCTACGAACGTCATGCGCAAAATCGCGCGCGCGACGGGCTATGGAAAACCTACAACGAGATCTTCGCCGTCGCGCGCGAGGAACAGCCCGACTTTTTGATTGTCTTGCAGGATCACAGTCGCATCGTGCCGGGATTTTTCGACGAGCTCGCGCGTCTGTGGAACGCCATTCCGGACGCGAACAAAACGATCGTGAATCTGCCGCGCGACGCCAAGGCGCTTTACCGATGGTGGAGCCCTGTCTTTCACAGCGTTGTCGAGCATGACGGCGTCGATTTTGTCACCTCGGGCTGGGTGGACGGGTCGTGGTTCGCGGGACGGCGGTTGTGGGAAACGATGGACCTCGATCTGTCGCCTCCGGGTGCGCCGCCTCCGCCGAAGGACCCTTACCGGGGACACCCGACCCTCTATCAGTTGGCGCAAAAGGTTCGTTCAGGCGGCGGAAGCATCTATACGCCTACAAAAATTCTCGCGCCGCCGGCGAGTCCCCGGATAGAATCGCCTTCGCGCGCCGTTCATGTTTTCATCCCGACCTATAACCGACCTGAAAATCTGTTGATCCTCCTGCGTCAGATCGAGGAGGAGTCCGAGGGCTACCGGGTTGCCGTCGACGTGTTCGATGACGCATCGACCGCGGACTATTCGCTGGTCGAACAATGGATCGCCTCGGTGAAGACCCCCGTCACGATGCACCGTCACGAGGAAAATCGCGGGAAGCGCGGATTCTGGAAAACGTTTAACGACATTTTTCGGATCATGATCGCGTCGCCGGAGGACTCGATGGTGATTCTGCAAGACGACGCCGAGATCTGCACACGGTTCTTCGACGCGATCCTGGAATATTGGAGCGCGATAACCGACAAGCGGAAGATTGCGTTGAACATCCAGCGAAGAATCCTGTGCGATGGCCATATCTGGCAGGCCAAGGAGGGCACCCTCATGTCGTTGGACGGACGAAAGGTCTGGTTCTCGGGCTGGTTCGACGGCATGTGGTTCGGAACGAGGGATACGCTCGAGGCTCTGTCGTACTGCGTGCACGCGATGGATCCGCGCCGATGGGACGGAGACCCCCTGCTCAGCTCCGGTGTCGGGCAACAGCTCACCGACAGGCTCAACACCGCAGGCTATAATATCTACATGCCTTTCGAGTCGCTCGTGCGCATGATCCCGGGCAAATCGTTCATGAACCCGGACGTGAGGGCCACTCAGGAAATTCGGGAAGTCAACTTTCGCGGGAGAAACGATGGCTGA
- a CDS encoding DUF3604 domain-containing protein: protein MNYLRAWWLPIFAVCVAACARTAAPPPPIVTCVDPLAGSVGSLDDAEITLRFADQPSGDVLVVRLPGAKYPDEVDPRPLVYANVVDGGELTVGTGDAKGDCGSESRSRFDVPVVLEKSVKDHDLRIRVQQYRLPLRSTPALPVEFVLRDAATKTETTIGTCSGEVRAGAPIAVRVVAPSYARLGQPIGIRIASLDRWGNASTDPGELRLEINGERPNLPPLRTDENGVATINWSPEKNGVFRFGIIRREGERELEIGRSNPIVVDDALREGTLLWGDPHSHTGYSDGFTTETPGGAYRYARDTAFLDFAAVTDHVEAIWGCAMSHDQWESLMESAETWNAPGRFVAFAGYEWTASFPFGGVKSEAEGHAHLLFPGRAVRCGSNQPECATLDGLLDFMRPHQPVVIRHHTCANWAPAVFSGRVDSQTPVVEVTSSHGNCECVSCPGRMPESSMDPKNDVRTALLSGPHYGLVGGSDNHNARPGSTNYFRKLPLILDTGGITALSARRFDREGILEALRARRTYATTGARIVVEFTAGETSMGGVLPAGAEAKGRFTVHGTNVIGAATVFRGDLDDQSIRVVTAEVPGVLDFEAEWRDPSPPARGFYYLRVEQVDGEMAWTSPIRIGPVDQGDAVVSPSS, encoded by the coding sequence ATGAACTATTTGCGCGCGTGGTGGCTTCCGATATTCGCGGTTTGCGTCGCCGCGTGCGCGCGCACGGCCGCGCCGCCGCCGCCGATCGTGACGTGCGTCGATCCGCTCGCGGGGTCCGTGGGATCGCTCGACGACGCCGAAATCACACTGCGCTTCGCCGATCAGCCGTCCGGCGATGTGCTGGTCGTGCGCCTGCCCGGTGCGAAGTATCCGGACGAGGTCGATCCGCGCCCGCTCGTGTATGCGAACGTCGTGGACGGCGGCGAACTGACCGTCGGCACCGGCGACGCAAAGGGCGACTGCGGCTCGGAGTCGCGCTCGCGGTTCGATGTGCCGGTCGTGCTGGAAAAATCCGTGAAAGACCATGACCTGCGGATTCGCGTTCAGCAGTATCGCCTGCCTTTGCGTTCGACCCCGGCGCTGCCCGTCGAGTTCGTACTGCGCGACGCGGCGACCAAGACTGAGACGACGATCGGCACGTGCAGCGGCGAGGTTCGCGCCGGCGCGCCGATCGCCGTGCGAGTCGTTGCGCCGTCTTACGCCCGCCTCGGCCAACCGATCGGCATTCGCATCGCGAGCCTCGATCGATGGGGAAATGCGTCGACCGACCCCGGCGAACTGCGTCTGGAGATCAACGGCGAACGACCGAATCTGCCGCCGCTGCGCACCGACGAAAACGGCGTGGCGACCATCAACTGGTCGCCGGAAAAAAACGGCGTTTTCCGCTTCGGGATCATCCGGCGCGAAGGGGAACGGGAACTCGAGATCGGGCGTTCGAACCCGATCGTCGTGGACGACGCACTCCGCGAGGGCACGTTGCTGTGGGGAGATCCGCACAGCCACACCGGCTATTCCGACGGATTCACGACCGAAACGCCCGGCGGCGCATACCGCTACGCGCGCGACACGGCGTTTCTGGATTTTGCGGCGGTCACGGATCACGTCGAGGCCATCTGGGGTTGTGCGATGAGCCACGACCAATGGGAATCGTTGATGGAGTCGGCCGAGACGTGGAACGCGCCGGGACGATTTGTCGCTTTTGCAGGTTACGAGTGGACCGCGTCGTTTCCCTTCGGGGGGGTGAAATCCGAGGCGGAGGGCCACGCGCATTTGCTCTTCCCGGGCCGCGCCGTGCGCTGCGGTTCGAACCAGCCCGAGTGCGCGACTCTCGACGGTTTACTCGATTTCATGCGTCCGCATCAGCCGGTTGTGATTCGTCATCACACTTGCGCAAATTGGGCGCCCGCGGTTTTCTCGGGTCGCGTCGATTCGCAAACACCGGTCGTCGAAGTCACGTCGAGCCACGGCAATTGCGAGTGCGTGTCGTGCCCGGGACGCATGCCCGAGTCGTCGATGGACCCCAAGAACGACGTGCGCACGGCGCTGCTCTCCGGGCCGCACTACGGGCTTGTCGGGGGTTCGGACAATCACAACGCGCGGCCGGGGTCGACCAACTACTTCCGCAAACTGCCACTCATCCTCGACACCGGCGGCATCACGGCACTCAGCGCGCGGCGCTTCGACCGCGAAGGGATTCTCGAAGCCCTTCGCGCGCGGCGCACTTACGCCACCACGGGCGCGCGGATTGTCGTCGAGTTCACCGCGGGCGAAACTTCGATGGGCGGCGTGCTGCCGGCGGGGGCCGAGGCCAAGGGGCGTTTCACCGTGCACGGCACCAACGTCATCGGCGCGGCGACGGTTTTTCGCGGTGATCTCGACGATCAGTCCATTCGCGTCGTCACCGCCGAAGTGCCGGGCGTGTTGGATTTCGAGGCCGAGTGGCGCGATCCGTCGCCGCCCGCGCGCGGGTTCTACTATCTGCGTGTCGAGCAGGTGGACGGCGAGATGGCGTGGACGAGCCCGATCCGCATCGGGCCGGTCGATCAGGGCGACGCGGTCGTCTCGCCGAGTTCGTAG
- a CDS encoding glycosyltransferase family 39 protein — MLALLPVIAFLRLTTMSNTLCDPDLGTPAYASSLFLEGRCAYSDAVVTKPPGTLALYAASFALFGRDMRPIYALATLFAWASCALLYRILAMTIHRAAGVVAAILYAMYQAEMVSAGTCPNFEFWTIAPSLVALLALSVPPCARRHVLAGMAMAVAIAMKQSALFFAIACAIEIALRRSTGARWSPASSARALSQFALGAVIGAAPFVAMLAVTGCIGTAADQLNPFGMFGYRTGADWTTTSRLVANQWLRLWRSSPALLTASVASVAMLIAAPSWRNSAAPVRAWMLYALAALVSLLMGGHWYGHYFVVLFPAACLMVAAGLTPIALARPRRIRIAMCVVVFALVSFDMRTELSWATLSARGLEKESTPFTAEIARRNRDFVFERAAHNQVANHLEWQPTLAAAAEFVRPRLAPGDTIWTYDYLPEMYLFLDAFAPTRHQENFEIVAADDLSHTLHNYGLWHVRTDVDVLRTRADLLASFANSPPRYVFRYAQDCRRHAPFPGRGRVPPSWPYNIWGDPMAHCPPRVETFAELDAFLRANYRITPWAWDTVISIYELGETTASP; from the coding sequence TTGCTGGCGCTGCTGCCCGTCATCGCGTTCCTGCGTCTCACGACGATGTCCAACACGCTGTGCGACCCCGATCTGGGAACGCCCGCGTACGCATCGAGCCTTTTCCTCGAAGGCCGCTGCGCCTACTCCGACGCGGTGGTGACCAAACCTCCCGGCACGCTCGCGCTCTACGCCGCGAGTTTCGCCCTCTTCGGCCGCGACATGCGTCCGATCTACGCGCTTGCGACGCTTTTTGCATGGGCGAGTTGCGCGCTCCTCTATCGGATTCTCGCGATGACGATTCATAGAGCGGCGGGAGTCGTGGCGGCGATTCTCTACGCGATGTACCAGGCCGAAATGGTCAGCGCGGGAACCTGCCCCAACTTCGAATTCTGGACGATTGCGCCATCACTCGTCGCGCTGCTCGCGCTCTCGGTTCCGCCGTGCGCGCGCCGCCACGTTCTCGCCGGCATGGCCATGGCGGTTGCCATCGCGATGAAGCAGTCCGCGTTGTTCTTTGCGATCGCGTGCGCGATCGAGATCGCCCTTCGCCGGTCGACCGGGGCGCGTTGGTCGCCCGCCTCGTCGGCGCGCGCGCTTTCTCAGTTCGCCCTCGGCGCGGTCATCGGTGCAGCGCCCTTCGTCGCCATGCTCGCTGTAACCGGATGCATCGGCACGGCCGCCGACCAGCTCAATCCCTTCGGCATGTTCGGGTACCGAACGGGCGCGGACTGGACGACCACCTCGCGCCTCGTCGCAAACCAGTGGCTGCGTTTGTGGCGATCGAGCCCCGCGCTCCTGACGGCGTCGGTGGCCTCCGTTGCCATGCTCATCGCCGCACCCTCGTGGCGGAACTCGGCCGCGCCGGTGCGCGCATGGATGCTTTACGCGCTCGCCGCTCTGGTGTCCCTCCTCATGGGCGGTCACTGGTACGGGCACTATTTTGTCGTGCTGTTTCCGGCGGCGTGCCTGATGGTCGCGGCGGGGCTCACGCCGATCGCGCTCGCGCGCCCGCGACGGATCCGAATCGCCATGTGCGTCGTTGTTTTCGCCCTTGTCAGTTTCGACATGCGCACGGAGTTGTCGTGGGCAACGCTCTCCGCGCGGGGGTTGGAGAAGGAATCGACGCCGTTCACCGCCGAAATCGCGAGGCGAAACCGCGACTTCGTGTTTGAACGCGCCGCGCACAATCAGGTGGCGAATCATCTGGAATGGCAGCCCACGCTCGCCGCCGCCGCCGAGTTTGTCCGCCCGCGCCTCGCACCCGGCGATACGATCTGGACCTACGACTACCTGCCCGAGATGTACCTGTTTCTGGACGCGTTCGCGCCGACGCGGCATCAGGAGAACTTCGAGATCGTCGCCGCGGACGACCTCTCGCACACGCTCCACAATTACGGGCTGTGGCACGTGCGCACCGATGTCGATGTGCTGCGGACGCGAGCTGATCTCCTGGCATCTTTCGCGAATTCCCCTCCGCGCTACGTCTTCCGTTACGCACAGGACTGCCGCCGACACGCGCCGTTTCCCGGTCGCGGACGCGTCCCGCCGAGTTGGCCTTACAACATCTGGGGCGACCCGATGGCGCATTGCCCCCCGCGCGTGGAGACCTTCGCCGAACTCGACGCGTTCCTGCGCGCGAACTACCGAATTACGCCTTGGGCGTGGGATACGGTGATTTCGATCTACGAACTCGGCGAGACGACCGCGTCGCCCTGA
- a CDS encoding glycosyltransferase family 9 protein has product MADAVLFQNGIGNFILTTPFLQNLNAPEIFMARDFESTASVRSISRWPVRDYEDAENVPARFDRVFVLWGWPVEKVVEGPNVIRQVKPKWRDDPRHEVKHYTDLLKESRQFPTVIETRWSWRPALGEGEKLVALVNGANPAWKNKLWPPEYWCDLARRLAARGDTQLVVLGGPSETAFGKAVTAAVGRRCWNFTGVWTFAQSAHFLTWCDLLVTNDTALMHVADVLARPVVAIWAWTLWHKNHPYNHEAHVVKSDGGGCPHFPCYGTPVMWTCDDAVCMKAISAQAVYDEVVRVL; this is encoded by the coding sequence ATGGCTGACGCGGTCCTGTTTCAAAACGGCATCGGGAATTTCATTCTCACGACGCCGTTTTTGCAAAATCTGAACGCCCCCGAAATTTTCATGGCGCGCGATTTCGAATCGACCGCGTCCGTGCGTTCAATCTCGCGTTGGCCGGTGCGCGATTATGAGGACGCCGAAAACGTGCCCGCGCGGTTTGATCGCGTCTTTGTGCTTTGGGGTTGGCCCGTGGAAAAAGTCGTCGAAGGCCCCAATGTCATCCGACAGGTCAAGCCGAAATGGCGCGACGACCCGCGCCACGAGGTCAAACATTATACGGATCTGCTGAAGGAATCCCGCCAGTTCCCCACCGTGATCGAGACGCGGTGGTCCTGGCGTCCGGCGCTCGGTGAAGGCGAAAAACTGGTCGCGCTCGTCAATGGCGCGAATCCGGCCTGGAAAAACAAATTGTGGCCCCCAGAATATTGGTGCGATTTGGCGCGGCGGCTGGCGGCGCGCGGAGATACGCAACTGGTCGTCCTCGGAGGTCCGTCGGAGACCGCCTTTGGAAAAGCGGTGACGGCCGCTGTGGGGCGGCGTTGCTGGAATTTCACGGGCGTCTGGACTTTCGCCCAAAGCGCGCATTTTCTGACGTGGTGCGATTTGCTCGTCACCAACGACACGGCGCTCATGCACGTGGCCGACGTCCTCGCGCGGCCGGTCGTCGCGATCTGGGCGTGGACGCTCTGGCACAAAAATCACCCGTACAATCACGAGGCCCATGTGGTGAAAAGCGACGGCGGCGGCTGTCCGCATTTTCCGTGTTACGGCACGCCGGTCATGTGGACCTGCGACGACGCGGTGTGCATGAAGGCGATCTCCGCCCAGGCCGTTTATGACGAGGTGGTCCGTGTCCTCTAA
- a CDS encoding methyltransferase domain-containing protein produces the protein MSDEFECPLCGHVGAFQEYRGRAHARCPVCRSLERMRHRWLIARDRGLLDGAESRAVLHVAPEPCVAKYLRSFGRYIGFDTDAAREIDIQGDLCAIALEDACVNVVWASHVLEHIREVDTAIAEIHRVMKPGGVAVIEIPIVGEKTVLFDTPGESDHWWGPGADWYDKYREAGFTVEVLRAADAPKRFRCGGGEVAWCLKP, from the coding sequence ATGAGTGACGAATTCGAGTGCCCGCTGTGCGGCCACGTGGGGGCGTTTCAGGAGTATCGCGGCCGGGCACACGCGCGTTGCCCCGTCTGTCGATCGCTCGAACGCATGCGCCATCGGTGGCTCATTGCCCGCGACCGAGGTTTGCTCGACGGAGCAGAATCCCGCGCGGTGCTGCACGTCGCCCCGGAGCCGTGCGTAGCGAAGTATCTGCGCTCGTTCGGGCGCTACATCGGCTTTGATACGGACGCCGCCCGCGAGATCGACATCCAGGGCGACCTGTGCGCCATCGCGCTCGAAGACGCGTGCGTGAATGTGGTATGGGCGTCGCACGTGCTCGAGCACATCCGGGAGGTCGATACGGCGATCGCCGAGATTCACCGCGTAATGAAGCCGGGCGGCGTGGCGGTCATCGAGATCCCGATCGTTGGCGAAAAAACGGTGCTCTTCGACACGCCGGGCGAAAGCGATCACTGGTGGGGACCCGGCGCGGATTGGTACGACAAATACCGCGAAGCGGGATTCACGGTGGAGGTCCTGCGCGCGGCCGATGCTCCGAAGAGATTCCGATGCGGCGGTGGTGAGGTCGCATGGTGCCTGAAGCCATGA